In Pseudomonadota bacterium, the following are encoded in one genomic region:
- a CDS encoding prepilin-type N-terminal cleavage/methylation domain-containing protein, whose amino-acid sequence MKQRGFTLIELMIVIAIIGILASIAVPSYRDYVRKANASEIVALVNALAQKQQLYYNENGRWAWAAISNDVLGVGARTDFSTDVVEQAFIDNRRGDGQVYVLPHASALGVRQWIRWNIEDNGGILRGSFCNPDDPTPDALAQYLPEGEC is encoded by the coding sequence ATGAAACAACGCGGCTTTACCCTGATTGAACTCATGATCGTCATCGCGATCATCGGCATCCTGGCATCAATCGCCGTGCCCTCGTACCGCGACTACGTGCGCAAGGCCAACGCCTCGGAGATCGTGGCGCTGGTGAACGCGCTCGCGCAGAAACAGCAGCTCTACTACAACGAGAACGGCCGTTGGGCGTGGGCAGCCATATCGAATGATGTGTTGGGCGTGGGCGCCCGCACCGACTTCAGCACCGACGTGGTCGAGCAGGCGTTCATCGACAACCGCCGCGGCGACGGCCAGGTCTACGTGTTGCCCCACGCGTCTGCGCTTGGCGTACGACAGTGGATCCGTTGGAACATCGAGGACAACGGCGGCATCCTGCGTGGGTCGTTTTGCAACCCGGACGATCCGACCCCGGATGCACTGGCGCAGTACCTGCCAGAGGGTGAGTGCTAA